A genome region from Archaeoglobus fulgidus DSM 4304 includes the following:
- the npdG gene encoding NADPH-dependent F420 reductase, translating into MRVALLGGTGNLGKGLALRLATLGHEIVVGSRREEKAEAKAAEYRRIAGDASITGMKNEDAAEACDIAVLTIPWEHAIDTARDLKNILREKIVVSPLVPVSRGAKGFTYSSERSAAEIVAEVLESEKVVSALHTIPAARFANLDEKFDWDVPVCGDDDESKKVVMSLISEIDGLRPLDAGPLSNSRLVESLTPLILNIMRFNGMGELGIKFL; encoded by the coding sequence ATGAGGGTAGCCCTTCTTGGAGGCACAGGTAATCTGGGAAAGGGTCTGGCGTTAAGGCTTGCCACTTTAGGCCATGAAATTGTTGTCGGTTCTCGTAGGGAAGAGAAAGCCGAAGCTAAGGCGGCTGAATACAGAAGAATTGCTGGAGATGCTAGCATTACGGGAATGAAAAATGAGGATGCTGCAGAAGCCTGCGACATTGCCGTCCTCACGATTCCATGGGAACACGCAATAGACACTGCAAGAGACCTCAAAAACATTCTGAGGGAAAAAATCGTCGTTTCCCCTCTCGTGCCTGTATCCAGAGGTGCTAAGGGCTTTACCTACAGCTCAGAGAGGTCTGCTGCTGAGATCGTTGCGGAAGTGCTAGAAAGCGAAAAAGTAGTTTCCGCCCTCCACACCATCCCCGCTGCGAGGTTTGCAAACCTCGATGAGAAGTTTGACTGGGATGTTCCGGTCTGCGGGGATGATGATGAGTCAAAGAAGGTGGTCATGAGCCTCATATCAGAAATTGATGGACTTCGCCCACTCGATGCGGGGCCTCTGAGCAACTCGAGGCTTGTCGAGTCCTTGACGCCCTTAATATTGAACATAATGCGCTTTAACGGCATGGGGGAGCTAGGGATAAAGTTCCTCTGA